In a genomic window of Planctomycetaceae bacterium:
- a CDS encoding DUF1579 domain-containing protein, with translation MFAKPQAEHEWLTQLVGKWNFEHKCEMPDGNQSAACGTMSCRSLGGMWLICESSGDSPDGPWSTVMTLGFDPAKEQYVGTFIGSMMANIWPYQGVADSNGLRLPLYSEGPKFDGSGIGQYRDTIEIVDRDTWLFTSELQLDDGTWKQFMVARHTRCE, from the coding sequence ATGTTCGCAAAACCACAGGCGGAGCATGAATGGCTTACCCAATTGGTTGGCAAATGGAACTTTGAGCATAAATGTGAGATGCCTGACGGTAACCAGTCCGCCGCCTGCGGCACAATGAGCTGCCGATCGCTTGGCGGCATGTGGCTAATCTGCGAAAGCAGTGGCGATTCGCCCGACGGACCCTGGTCGACGGTCATGACCCTTGGATTCGATCCCGCTAAAGAGCAGTACGTGGGGACTTTTATTGGTTCGATGATGGCCAACATCTGGCCCTATCAAGGGGTTGCAGACAGCAATGGACTCAGACTGCCGTTGTATTCCGAAGGACCGAAGTTCGATGGCAGTGGCATTGGTCAATATCGAGACACGATTGAAATTGTCGACCGCGATACCTGGCTTTTCACCAGCGAACTTCAACTGGATGATGGCACATGGAAGCAGTTCATGGTCGCAAGGCACACCAGGTGCGAATAG
- a CDS encoding YciI family protein, whose amino-acid sequence MRVMVIVKATKSSEAGAPPSQELMVEMGRFNEQLVSAGIMRNGDGLKPSSHGVRVRFSGSDRIVTDGPFAETRELIAGYWLWEVASMQEAIEWVKRCPNPMPEDSEIEIRPFYEMEDFAQHDPDGSIAAQEEVLRHKINLQAATVQPYLFFGGRCEEALAFYEQALGATVTMKMRFSESPDPVPPGMLQAGFENKIMHSSFTVGKMTLMASDGCDDKSKFDGFRLALSVPTEDTADAAFHALADGGKVDMPLMKTFWSPRYGMVTDQFGVGWMVMVPGEGA is encoded by the coding sequence ATGAGAGTCATGGTGATCGTCAAAGCGACAAAGAGTTCAGAAGCGGGTGCACCTCCCAGCCAGGAATTAATGGTTGAAATGGGCAGGTTTAATGAGCAACTCGTTTCCGCCGGCATCATGAGAAACGGCGATGGTTTGAAACCAAGTAGTCATGGGGTGCGAGTACGATTCAGTGGCTCGGATCGCATTGTTACTGATGGTCCCTTTGCGGAGACCAGGGAATTGATTGCCGGGTATTGGCTGTGGGAGGTTGCATCGATGCAGGAGGCCATTGAGTGGGTGAAGCGTTGCCCCAATCCGATGCCGGAGGATTCAGAAATCGAAATCCGCCCGTTCTACGAAATGGAAGACTTTGCCCAGCATGATCCCGACGGGAGTATTGCGGCACAGGAAGAAGTGTTGCGTCACAAAATCAATCTGCAGGCAGCTACGGTCCAGCCCTATCTGTTCTTCGGTGGACGATGCGAAGAGGCTCTGGCATTTTACGAGCAGGCTCTGGGGGCAACGGTCACCATGAAGATGCGTTTCAGCGAAAGTCCTGACCCGGTCCCACCAGGCATGTTGCAGGCAGGCTTCGAGAACAAGATCATGCATTCGTCGTTTACCGTCGGCAAGATGACGCTCATGGCCTCCGATGGCTGCGACGACAAGTCAAAGTTTGACGGGTTTCGTTTAGCCCTGTCAGTCCCTACCGAGGATACGGCAGACGCGGCGTTTCATGCTTTAGCGGATGGCGGCAAAGTGGATATGCCGTTGATGAAAACATTCTGGTCGCCCCGATACGGGATGGTGACGGATCAATTTGGCGTTGGCTGGATGGTGATGGTTCCCGGCGAAGGGGCGTGA
- a CDS encoding HDIG domain-containing protein, with the protein MSFFGTRRPRQARVYRPTPSLWDRLKNSITDFRTLTQLGIATLAIILLLLAGQSWKSRFTFRAGQFATVGIQSRVEFEVLNVLETQRLKVEAERNAPLVFQQDSTVIDRLQSQFRDHLSEIANAEQLETVSARTREAFGLETGDPTTQEATFRNMKDVLTRAMESSGNRIDELVLQFSQILGGARLLGVIDTQTALRLPRVIAGVNNTPESKPRELLRNRPVRIDDAGGITIQYDVLASILLEEQLKETGRLGKVWPSDELADLRAIRGPVETWLHRNLRNQLQLNAEATEEALREAGEKSPQRNDIFAQGAVLVPAGTQLTADEQIALLWHEYENYEAQVPFSKRLLRLFGTSVMLILMVVLFGAFLQFVSPELLVETPRLLSFVVMCAITVLLANMASRDPWRAEIVPLVAAVMITAIAYSQVIAILTAFCLSLLISMSTLGDLGHFIMLITVSVTSIVPLRRIKSRMTMARAGFVLALVAFLAVWGVAIIQAHGAEDAWRNPQIVTTALKFSGWALICSHLVIFNLPFIESAFGIVTDISLVELSAVSHPLLQELARRAPGTYNHSMTVATIAEAAAEAIGANGLLTRVGAYFHDIGKMMKPEYFIENMTEGSENHHKSLAPAMSTLIIIGHVKEGIELAEENNLPDSLIQFIEQHHGTTLVEYFFHEATRKADVDHRTDADESSFRYPGPKPQSRETAVLMLADAVESASRSLKEPTPKRIQSLVHEITMKRLLDGQFDQCDLKMTEIRVVEESLIKSLLAAHHGRVKYPGQRTA; encoded by the coding sequence ATGTCATTCTTTGGAACCCGGCGGCCTCGCCAGGCGCGAGTGTACAGGCCGACGCCGTCTCTCTGGGATCGCCTGAAGAACTCGATCACCGACTTCCGTACCCTGACACAACTGGGCATCGCTACGCTTGCGATCATTCTGCTGTTGCTGGCAGGACAATCCTGGAAGTCCCGATTCACTTTCCGCGCCGGACAGTTTGCAACGGTTGGAATCCAGTCACGCGTGGAATTCGAGGTATTAAATGTTCTGGAAACTCAGCGACTGAAAGTCGAAGCGGAACGAAACGCACCGCTGGTCTTCCAGCAGGATTCCACCGTAATCGATCGCCTCCAGTCGCAGTTTCGTGACCATCTGAGTGAAATCGCCAATGCGGAACAGCTGGAAACAGTCTCCGCGAGAACACGGGAAGCGTTCGGTCTGGAGACCGGAGACCCAACGACGCAGGAAGCCACCTTTCGTAACATGAAGGATGTCCTGACTCGAGCGATGGAGTCTTCGGGAAACCGAATCGACGAACTCGTGCTTCAGTTCTCGCAAATCCTGGGTGGCGCAAGATTGCTGGGAGTCATCGACACGCAAACCGCGCTGCGTCTGCCGCGTGTCATTGCCGGTGTCAATAATACGCCTGAAAGCAAACCCCGTGAGCTGCTTAGAAATCGTCCGGTAAGAATCGACGACGCTGGCGGAATCACTATCCAATACGATGTGCTCGCGTCGATTCTGCTTGAGGAGCAGCTGAAGGAAACGGGGAGACTCGGAAAAGTCTGGCCGAGCGATGAATTGGCGGACCTTCGAGCGATTCGCGGTCCAGTGGAAACCTGGCTGCATCGCAACCTTCGCAATCAGTTGCAGCTGAACGCCGAGGCCACAGAGGAAGCGCTTCGGGAAGCCGGCGAAAAGTCGCCCCAGAGAAACGACATCTTTGCCCAGGGGGCGGTACTGGTTCCGGCAGGAACCCAGCTGACCGCAGACGAACAGATCGCTTTGCTGTGGCACGAATACGAAAACTACGAAGCGCAGGTCCCCTTCAGCAAACGATTGCTGCGATTGTTCGGGACTTCGGTAATGTTGATTCTGATGGTGGTTCTTTTTGGCGCTTTCCTTCAGTTTGTTAGTCCGGAATTGCTGGTCGAAACGCCGCGGCTCCTGAGCTTTGTTGTCATGTGCGCGATCACTGTGCTGCTGGCAAACATGGCAAGCCGTGATCCCTGGCGAGCAGAAATCGTACCGCTGGTTGCAGCTGTCATGATTACGGCCATTGCCTACAGTCAGGTCATTGCCATTCTGACAGCATTTTGTCTATCACTGCTGATCTCGATGTCAACGCTCGGAGATCTCGGCCACTTCATCATGCTGATTACGGTCAGCGTCACGTCCATCGTTCCGCTCAGACGTATCAAGTCCCGTATGACGATGGCAAGGGCCGGATTTGTGCTGGCCCTGGTGGCATTTCTTGCTGTCTGGGGCGTTGCCATCATTCAGGCACACGGAGCCGAAGATGCCTGGAGAAACCCTCAAATTGTTACCACGGCCCTGAAGTTTTCGGGGTGGGCTTTGATTTGTTCTCACCTGGTGATCTTTAACCTCCCATTCATTGAATCGGCATTTGGCATCGTCACGGATATCAGTCTTGTCGAACTCTCTGCCGTTTCACACCCCCTGCTACAGGAGCTGGCTCGCCGCGCTCCTGGTACTTATAACCACTCGATGACGGTGGCCACGATTGCCGAAGCCGCGGCCGAGGCAATCGGCGCGAATGGGCTGTTGACGCGCGTCGGTGCTTACTTCCATGACATTGGGAAAATGATGAAGCCGGAGTACTTCATCGAGAACATGACGGAAGGCTCAGAGAACCACCATAAATCTCTGGCTCCGGCGATGAGCACGCTCATCATCATCGGTCATGTCAAAGAAGGCATCGAACTGGCAGAAGAAAACAACCTGCCGGACAGTCTGATTCAGTTTATTGAGCAGCATCATGGGACAACTCTGGTCGAGTACTTTTTTCATGAAGCCACTCGAAAGGCGGATGTGGATCACAGAACGGACGCTGACGAATCTTCCTTCCGGTATCCGGGCCCGAAGCCTCAGTCCCGTGAAACGGCAGTGTTGATGCTGGCCGATGCGGTCGAAAGCGCCAGTCGATCTTTAAAGGAACCAACACCCAAGAGAATCCAGTCGCTGGTTCATGAGATTACCATGAAGCGATTGCTGGATGGCCAGTTCGATCAATGCGACCTTAAAATGACCGAGATCCGAGTGGTCGAAGAGAGTCTGATTAAGTCATTGCTCGCAGCTCACCATGGACGAGTAAAATATCCAGGCCAGCGGACAGCGTAA
- a CDS encoding YciI family protein, producing the protein MKFICMGFIEESKYQSLSAEEGQRMMEECFAYDDELRRGGHFLGGEALQSASNAVTLRIRNGSVDVTDGPYAETKEMLGGILFLEARDLNHAIALMSNHPGVKMGPFEIRPANEEVNKLIAARDAMCRDMQS; encoded by the coding sequence ATGAAATTCATTTGCATGGGCTTTATTGAGGAGTCGAAGTACCAGTCACTCTCTGCGGAAGAGGGCCAGAGAATGATGGAGGAGTGCTTTGCCTACGACGATGAACTCAGACGCGGCGGTCACTTTCTGGGTGGAGAAGCACTGCAATCTGCCAGCAACGCAGTCACGCTGCGGATCAGAAACGGATCGGTCGACGTCACCGACGGGCCCTATGCAGAGACCAAAGAAATGCTGGGCGGGATCCTGTTTCTGGAAGCTCGGGATCTGAACCACGCGATTGCACTTATGTCCAATCATCCCGGCGTAAAGATGGGGCCATTTGAAATCCGGCCAGCAAATGAAGAGGTCAATAAGCTCATTGCGGCGCGCGACGCGATGTGCCGCGACATGCAATCTTAA
- a CDS encoding SRPBCC family protein produces MPTATNTVQLHRVLRAPMERVYRAFVDADALARWLPPYGFLGTVNEMDVRVGGGYRMSFRNFETGEAHSFSARFVELTPHERIRIIEQFDAPGLPGEMELTIALRAVSCGTELTITQEGIPDVIPTDACYHGWQESLLQLSRLVEHSLS; encoded by the coding sequence ATGCCGACCGCCACAAATACAGTTCAACTGCATCGCGTACTCCGCGCACCAATGGAGAGAGTGTACAGAGCCTTTGTCGATGCCGATGCTCTCGCCCGCTGGCTACCACCGTACGGATTTCTGGGCACCGTAAATGAAATGGATGTCCGTGTCGGCGGAGGATATCGGATGTCGTTCAGGAACTTCGAGACCGGTGAAGCCCATTCCTTTTCAGCCCGATTTGTCGAACTGACGCCGCACGAACGCATTCGGATCATCGAGCAATTTGACGCTCCGGGCCTACCCGGAGAAATGGAGCTTACCATTGCCTTGCGAGCAGTCTCCTGTGGCACCGAACTCACGATCACACAGGAAGGAATCCCCGATGTGATTCCCACCGACGCATGCTATCACGGTTGGCAGGAGTCACTACTGCAGTTGTCTCGACTCGTCGAGCACTCGTTGTCGTGA
- a CDS encoding PhoH family protein — translation MAEATIKLTNHEEALALFGTCDENLKQLCEATGTRVVLRDGNIRIMGNQAQVAQCRATLEQWQSLLKRKESLSASDVAMSLQTDSIDAISGNVRKEERPRYAREKEPGMISNRNSNRERASSSRSSGRAPSFDTSSAADTPLTSLNEELVSSSRVLQELRRGRDKVGKVRPKTDGQRRYMEAIEDHPLVFCEGPAGCGKTYLAVAMALEALRREEVRKIILVRPAVEAGEKLGFLPGDMFAKVNPYLRPLLDAINDMLEFDQVRRYMSNDVIEIAPLAFMRGRTLNDTFIILDEGQNTTITQMKMFLTRMGINSRIIVTGDSSQNDLPKGTRSGLSDGMQRLAHVDGVAIIRMTGQDIVRHRLVREIVSAYETEGHSPQGE, via the coding sequence ATGGCCGAAGCAACCATTAAACTCACGAACCACGAAGAAGCACTGGCTTTGTTCGGGACCTGCGACGAGAACCTGAAACAACTTTGCGAAGCGACCGGCACCCGCGTTGTGCTGCGCGACGGCAACATTCGAATCATGGGGAATCAGGCTCAGGTCGCTCAGTGCCGGGCAACACTGGAACAATGGCAATCCCTGCTGAAGAGGAAGGAAAGTCTGTCTGCTTCGGATGTTGCCATGTCACTTCAGACGGATTCCATCGATGCAATCTCTGGAAACGTGCGTAAAGAAGAACGACCAAGATACGCCCGGGAAAAGGAACCTGGCATGATTTCGAATCGAAATTCAAATCGCGAACGCGCATCGTCGTCTCGCTCTTCAGGACGAGCTCCTTCGTTCGATACATCATCAGCTGCGGATACACCATTGACCAGCCTCAACGAAGAACTCGTATCCTCCAGCCGTGTACTGCAGGAGCTGCGACGCGGACGCGATAAAGTGGGCAAAGTACGACCCAAGACGGATGGTCAGCGCCGTTACATGGAAGCGATTGAGGATCACCCGCTGGTTTTCTGTGAAGGGCCTGCGGGCTGCGGTAAGACGTATCTGGCGGTCGCGATGGCACTCGAAGCTTTGCGGAGAGAGGAAGTCCGCAAGATAATTCTGGTGCGGCCAGCGGTCGAAGCGGGGGAAAAACTGGGGTTTCTCCCCGGGGATATGTTTGCCAAAGTCAATCCCTACCTGCGCCCACTGCTCGATGCAATCAACGATATGCTGGAATTCGATCAGGTACGGCGGTACATGAGCAACGATGTCATCGAAATTGCCCCCCTGGCTTTTATGCGGGGAAGAACGCTGAATGACACCTTTATCATTCTGGATGAAGGCCAAAACACGACAATCACACAGATGAAGATGTTTTTAACCCGAATGGGAATCAATTCCAGGATTATTGTTACAGGAGATTCCTCGCAGAATGACCTGCCCAAGGGAACTCGCAGTGGACTTTCTGACGGCATGCAGCGACTTGCACATGTGGATGGGGTTGCGATAATCCGAATGACCGGACAGGATATTGTCCGACACCGACTGGTTCGTGAAATAGTTTCGGCGTACGAAACGGAGGGACACTCGCCACAGGGCGAGTGA
- a CDS encoding glyoxalase/bleomycin resistance/extradiol dioxygenase family protein, with translation MIFINLPVTDLTASMAFYEALGFRNNPAFTDATAACMVWSDSIHVMLLTHEKWRTFTNRPIPPKTSSEVMLALTCDSREIVDELNAIAAAKGGTADINPIQDMGVMYNRNLADPDGHIWEMFWMDPKAMPA, from the coding sequence ATGATCTTCATCAATTTGCCTGTGACGGATCTCACGGCTTCCATGGCATTCTACGAAGCCCTCGGGTTTCGCAACAATCCTGCATTCACGGACGCCACAGCGGCCTGCATGGTCTGGAGCGATTCGATTCACGTGATGCTGCTGACGCACGAAAAGTGGAGAACGTTCACCAATCGTCCGATTCCACCGAAGACTTCCAGCGAAGTGATGCTCGCACTGACATGCGACAGTCGCGAGATCGTGGACGAATTAAATGCAATTGCAGCTGCCAAAGGCGGCACGGCAGATATCAATCCCATTCAGGACATGGGAGTCATGTACAACCGCAATCTGGCAGACCCGGACGGACACATCTGGGAAATGTTCTGGATGGATCCAAAAGCAATGCCAGCCTAG
- a CDS encoding alpha/beta hydrolase, protein MISVSAGWPTTKVTRNILNQVFPPNYWHFLIRTEPTMPSQMPELRIAVLLLLICAGCGAEKSRSSAPDNASSRVEEAVFQSAELPRQAGEFPFAEPNLPESSAETAVSAAGLDPVTVEELPGSSEKFGVPKPPPSKKKSESPPQFPPVAALEMPQEEESGLVFEEPPWDSEEPTSPMAAPRESFSPLPSQQEQMEPRDDLAAVPQVIEGHVSAATERRRQAEATAAPSTVIRRPGAQLQRQGYSNELVYFATNRQPEDSPRASTDPDMYFGAQRGTVTYGVCEVSMPYRRAPGTLPEPSVLALEFTQDPARHVVLMQIQLKQDEEFWRSLRADLDTRPQRQLMLFVHGYSASFRDAARRTAQIAYDMNYQGAAMFFSWPAGSETEGLNRWNYTNDLRRADESCEDFLTVIEAIAARAGAERIHLIVHSMGNHLVTESLKTMADRLGPSGTPVRMFDAVAMAAPDISSRDFAERTADRIRPFSSRFTVYASKHDKALQFSKQLNGWDPLGLLSEYSLQIARKDAFELVDVSALSDRWFDTGHIYYGDMPEVMRDVQGLFLGQSVQNRNLLATPPVFRLVRHIRR, encoded by the coding sequence GTGATTTCTGTATCCGCCGGATGGCCGACCACAAAAGTCACCCGAAACATCCTGAACCAGGTGTTTCCTCCAAACTACTGGCATTTCCTGATTCGGACGGAACCGACAATGCCTTCACAGATGCCTGAATTGCGGATCGCGGTACTGCTCCTGCTGATTTGTGCCGGATGTGGTGCTGAAAAGTCTCGATCGTCAGCGCCCGACAACGCCAGTTCCAGGGTGGAAGAAGCAGTCTTTCAGTCGGCCGAACTGCCGCGGCAGGCAGGTGAGTTTCCCTTCGCCGAACCGAACCTTCCGGAATCGTCGGCAGAAACAGCAGTTTCTGCCGCTGGATTGGATCCAGTCACGGTTGAAGAGCTCCCGGGTTCTTCAGAGAAATTCGGAGTTCCGAAACCGCCACCTTCGAAGAAGAAGTCTGAGTCTCCTCCCCAGTTTCCCCCGGTCGCTGCCCTGGAAATGCCACAGGAAGAAGAGAGTGGACTGGTTTTCGAAGAACCTCCATGGGATTCGGAAGAACCCACCTCGCCGATGGCTGCACCTCGCGAAAGTTTCAGTCCCCTACCGTCCCAGCAGGAGCAAATGGAACCACGGGATGATCTTGCTGCGGTTCCGCAAGTGATTGAAGGACATGTTTCCGCTGCCACAGAACGGCGCAGGCAGGCTGAAGCCACGGCAGCGCCATCAACCGTTATTCGGCGGCCGGGGGCTCAATTACAAAGACAGGGATATTCCAATGAACTCGTCTACTTCGCGACAAACAGACAGCCAGAAGACAGTCCAAGAGCCTCCACAGATCCGGATATGTATTTTGGAGCTCAGCGAGGAACCGTTACCTATGGTGTTTGCGAAGTGAGTATGCCATACCGACGAGCACCGGGGACATTGCCCGAGCCGTCTGTGCTGGCTCTGGAGTTCACTCAGGATCCGGCTCGACATGTTGTGCTGATGCAGATTCAGTTAAAGCAGGATGAGGAATTCTGGCGTTCACTTCGAGCGGACCTGGACACGCGACCACAACGACAATTGATGTTGTTCGTTCATGGATACAGCGCATCATTTCGGGACGCCGCGCGAAGAACTGCGCAGATTGCCTATGACATGAATTATCAGGGGGCGGCCATGTTTTTCAGTTGGCCTGCTGGCAGTGAAACAGAAGGTCTGAATCGCTGGAACTACACAAATGATTTGCGGCGAGCTGACGAATCATGTGAAGATTTTCTGACAGTCATCGAAGCGATCGCCGCTCGAGCCGGAGCTGAACGCATTCATTTAATCGTTCACAGTATGGGAAATCATCTGGTCACAGAGTCGCTGAAGACAATGGCGGATCGCCTGGGGCCTTCCGGGACGCCCGTTCGGATGTTTGATGCTGTTGCGATGGCCGCGCCGGATATCAGTTCAAGAGATTTTGCCGAACGGACAGCAGACCGCATCCGCCCATTCAGCAGTCGTTTTACCGTGTATGCCTCAAAGCACGACAAGGCATTGCAGTTTTCGAAACAGCTGAATGGCTGGGATCCTCTCGGACTACTCAGTGAATACTCGCTGCAGATCGCAAGAAAAGATGCGTTTGAACTGGTCGATGTGTCCGCACTTTCAGACAGGTGGTTTGATACCGGTCACATTTACTACGGTGACATGCCTGAAGTGATGAGAGATGTTCAGGGGTTGTTCCTCGGGCAATCCGTGCAGAACCGAAACCTGCTTGCAACACCGCCTGTGTTTCGTCTGGTTCGACACATTCGCCGTTAG